The Malus sylvestris chromosome 12, drMalSylv7.2, whole genome shotgun sequence genome contains a region encoding:
- the LOC126591961 gene encoding uncharacterized protein LOC126591961 isoform X1, translating to MATKLYHNGFLSPSSSNPWNSLKPARIHDSCNKVVDLDHLLSNWAYPKRRCLIRFSVLEHSNCYSLNLRAEGNWKHCLHSLKSRRTDSLVPLASADDGVTVNGSPQASTSRDVEEIKVKLNQSFQGEDSSDGLVQYLHEAARVFELAMKEQGSLSTSSWFSTAWLSIDRNAWLKTLSYQASVYSLLQAASKIAARGDGRDRDINVFVQRSILRESASLESLIRDQLSAKQPEAYEWFFSEQVPLVVTSFVNYFEGDPRYTAATNVSSKGTHLGSSNASHISLLMLALTCNAAITKLGQAKVSCPHFFSTIPDITGRFMDMLVDFVPIHQAYLSIKDIGLHREFLVHFGPRAAACRVKIDQGSEEVVFWVNLVQRQLQRAIDRERIWSRLTTSESIEVLERDLAIFGFFIALGRSTQSFLSANGFDVLAEPIGGFVRFLIGGSILYYPQLSSISSYQLYVEVVCEELDWLPFFPGISGTPKQSHGRKSKREGPPNYEAIPQALEVCFQWMQSFIKYSKWLEDPSNVKAARFLSRGHNKLVECMEERRILKNENMKSYSNNIAERTRPRTHPPAGKELDTFDKALESVEEAVIRLEKLLQDLHVSSSNSGKEHIQAACSDLEKIRKLKKEAEFLEASFRAKAASLQQEGNRSQSSTNKQQQFFKRKSRKNGGNRAVSKSRSLWSSLMRRPTGKPNHELIGDQSDNELIEQSASSIEFEEPESSKIQRFELLQNELIKLEKRVQMSADQSENEEDLKSVDDSPNYEDDVGAAQLLQVQKKENVIEKSIDKLKEASTDVWQGTQLLAIDVGAAMGLLRRVLIGDELTEKEKKVLQRTLTDLASVVPIGVLMLLPVTAVGHAAMLAAIQRYVPALIPSTYGPERLNLLRQVEKLKEMESSEDSSNENVEELA from the exons ATGGCCACTAAATTGTACCACAACGGTTTTCTATCTCCAAG CTCTTCAAATCCATGGAATTCGCTTAAACCAGCTAGAATACATGATTCCTGCAACAAAGTGGTTGATTTGGATCACCTATTAAGTAACTGGGCTTATCCAAAGAGAAGATGCCTTATAAGATTTTCTGTGTTAGAGCACAGTAATTGTTATAGTCTTAATCTCCGAGCAGAGGGCAATTGGAAACACTGTCTACATTCTCTAAAATCTAGAAGAACGGATAGCCTGGTTCCACTTGCATCTGCTGATGATGGTGTTACGGTCAATGGGAGTCCCCAAGCTAGCACCAGTAGGGATGTTGAGGAGATAAAAGTCAAGCTTAATCAATCATTTCAAGGTGAAGATTCTAGTGATGGACTTGTCCAATATTTACATGAAGCAGCCAGGGTTTTTGAGTTAGCCATGAAGGAACAGGGTTCATTGTCAACGTCTTCTTGGTTTTCAACTGCATGGCTTAGCATAGACAGAAACGCCTGGCTCAAAACACTGTCTTATCAG GCTTCAGTGTATTCCTTATTGCAAGCAGCGAGCAAGATTGCAGCTCGAGGGGATGGTAGAGACAGAGACATAAATGTTTTTGTCCAAAGGAG TATATTAAGAGAATCTGCTTCCCTTGAGAGCTTAATCCGGGATCAACTATCAGCCAAGCAACCTGAAGCTTATGAGTGGTTTTTCTCTGAGCAAGTGCCGTTGGTGGTAACATCCTTCGTTAATTATTTTGAAGGCGACCCACGCTATACTGCTGCAACCAATGT GTCTAGCAAGGGAACACACTTGGGGTCTAGCAATGCTAGTCACATATCTCTCCTCATGCTTGCACTGACATGCAATGCCGCAATTACAAAACTTGGGCAAGCAAAAGTTTCTTGCCCTCATTTCTTTTCGACAATCCCAGATATAACTGGTAGATTCATGGACATGCTGGTTGATTTTGTTCCTATACACCAGGCTTATCTTTCTATAAAGGATATAGGTCTGCACAGGGAGTTCCTTGTTCATTTTGGTCCTCGAGCTGCAGCATGTAGAGTAAAAATTGATCAAGGTTCAGAAGAAGTTGTTTTCTGGGTGAATCTTGTACAGAGGCAGCTGCAGCGAGCTATAGATAGAGAACGAATATGGTCAAGACTAACAACATCTGAAAGTATTGAG GTATTGGAGAGGGATCTGGCTATATTTGGATTCTTTATTGCCTTGGGTAGAAGCACACAGTCCTTTCTATCGGCAAATGGATTTGATGTGTTAGCTGAACCGATTGGAGGCTTTGTTAG GTTCTTGATTGGGGGCAGCATCTTATACTATCCTCAGCTTTCATCAATAAGTTCTTATCAATTGTATGTAGAG GTAGTCTGTGAAGAGCTAGACTGGCTTCCATTTTTTCCAGGCATTTCAGGCACCCCAAAACAATCACATGGGCGTAAAAGTAAACGGGAAGGACCTCCCAATTATGAAGCAATTCCCCAAGCTTTAGAAGTATGTTTTCAGTGGATGCAGAGTTTTATCAAATACAGTAAATGGCTGGAGGACCCTTCTAATGTTAAGGCAGCGAGATTCTTGTCTAGAGG GCACAACAAATTGGTGGAGTGTATGGAAGAACGCCGTATATTAAA gaatgaaaatatgaaaagcTATAGCAATAACATTGCTGAGAGGACTAGACCTAGAACTCATCCACCAGCTGGGAAAGAATTGGATACTTTTGACAAG GCCTTGGAGAGTGTTGAAGAAGCCGTGATAAGACTAGAAAAGTTGCTTCAGGATTTACATGTATCAAGTTCGAACTCAGGAAAAGAGCATATACAAGCTGCTTGTTCTGACCTTGAGAAGATAAGGAAGCTTAAAAAAGAGGCTGAATTTCTGGAGGCATCTTTCCGAGCAAAAGCAGCTTCCCTTCagcag GAAGGTAATCGCTCCCAGTCTTCTACTAACAAGCAGCAACAGTTCTTTAAAAGGAAAAGTAGAAAGAATGGGGGCAATAG AGCTGTCAGTAAATCTCGCAGTTTGTGGAGCTCCCTAATGCGCCGTCCAACTGGAAAGCCCAATCATGAGTTGATTGGGGATCAATCT GATAATGAACTTATTGAGCAGAGTGCTTCAAGTATTGAATTTGAAGAGCCAGAATCAAGTAAGATTCAGCGTTTTGAACTTTTACAGAATGAGCTGATAAAACTTGAAAAACGGGTGCAAATGAGTGCTGATCAATCAGAAAATGAGGAG GATCTTAAGTCTGTTGATGATAGTCCTAACTATGAGGATGATGTCGGAGCTGCTCAACTACTCCAGGTTCAGAAGAAAGAGAATGTCATTGAAAAATCGATTGACAAGCTAAAAGAAGCTAGCACG GATGTGTGGCAAGGAACTCAATTGCTAGCTATTGACGTTGGTGCTGCTATGGGGTTGCTTAGAAGGGTCTTGATTGGAGATGAActgacagaaaaagaaaaaaaagttctaCAGAGAACTCTGACCGACTTAGCATCAGTTGTTCCTATCGGTGTTTTAATGCTTCTTCCA GTCACTGCAGTTGGACATGCAGCAATGTTGGCTGCTATTCAGAGATATGTACCAGCTCTG ATACCATCAACATATGGTCCGGAAAGGTTGAATCTCTTGAGGCAGGTTGAGAAACTGAAGGAAATGGAAAGCAGTGAAGACAGTTCCAACGAAAATGTGGAGGAACTAGCCTGA
- the LOC126591961 gene encoding uncharacterized protein LOC126591961 isoform X2 produces MATKLYHNGFLSPSSSNPWNSLKPARIHDSCNKVVDLDHLLSNWAYPKRRCLIRFSVLEHSNCYSLNLRAEGNWKHCLHSLKSRRTDSLVPLASADDGVTVNGSPQASTSRDVEEIKVKLNQSFQGEDSSDGLVQYLHEAARVFELAMKEQGSLSTSSWFSTAWLSIDRNAWLKTLSYQASVYSLLQAASKIAARGDGRDRDINVFVQRSILRESASLESLIRDQLSAKQPEAYEWFFSEQVPLVVTSFVNYFEGDPRYTAATNVSSKGTHLGSSNASHISLLMLALTCNAAITKLGQAKVSCPHFFSTIPDITGRFMDMLVDFVPIHQAYLSIKDIGLHREFLVHFGPRAAACRVKIDQGSEEVVFWVNLVQRQLQRAIDRERIWSRLTTSESIEVLERDLAIFGFFIALGRSTQSFLSANGFDVLAEPIGGFVRFLIGGSILYYPQLSSISSYQLYVEVVCEELDWLPFFPGISGTPKQSHGRKSKREGPPNYEAIPQALEVCFQWMQSFIKYSKWLEDPSNVKAARFLSRGHNKLVECMEERRILKNENMKSYSNNIAERTRPRTHPPAGKELDTFDKALESVEEAVIRLEKLLQDLHVSSSNSGKEHIQAACSDLEKIRKLKKEAEFLEASFRAKAASLQQEGNRSQSSTNKQQQFFKRKSRKNGGNRIMNLLSRVLQVLNLKSQNQVRFSVLNFYRMS; encoded by the exons ATGGCCACTAAATTGTACCACAACGGTTTTCTATCTCCAAG CTCTTCAAATCCATGGAATTCGCTTAAACCAGCTAGAATACATGATTCCTGCAACAAAGTGGTTGATTTGGATCACCTATTAAGTAACTGGGCTTATCCAAAGAGAAGATGCCTTATAAGATTTTCTGTGTTAGAGCACAGTAATTGTTATAGTCTTAATCTCCGAGCAGAGGGCAATTGGAAACACTGTCTACATTCTCTAAAATCTAGAAGAACGGATAGCCTGGTTCCACTTGCATCTGCTGATGATGGTGTTACGGTCAATGGGAGTCCCCAAGCTAGCACCAGTAGGGATGTTGAGGAGATAAAAGTCAAGCTTAATCAATCATTTCAAGGTGAAGATTCTAGTGATGGACTTGTCCAATATTTACATGAAGCAGCCAGGGTTTTTGAGTTAGCCATGAAGGAACAGGGTTCATTGTCAACGTCTTCTTGGTTTTCAACTGCATGGCTTAGCATAGACAGAAACGCCTGGCTCAAAACACTGTCTTATCAG GCTTCAGTGTATTCCTTATTGCAAGCAGCGAGCAAGATTGCAGCTCGAGGGGATGGTAGAGACAGAGACATAAATGTTTTTGTCCAAAGGAG TATATTAAGAGAATCTGCTTCCCTTGAGAGCTTAATCCGGGATCAACTATCAGCCAAGCAACCTGAAGCTTATGAGTGGTTTTTCTCTGAGCAAGTGCCGTTGGTGGTAACATCCTTCGTTAATTATTTTGAAGGCGACCCACGCTATACTGCTGCAACCAATGT GTCTAGCAAGGGAACACACTTGGGGTCTAGCAATGCTAGTCACATATCTCTCCTCATGCTTGCACTGACATGCAATGCCGCAATTACAAAACTTGGGCAAGCAAAAGTTTCTTGCCCTCATTTCTTTTCGACAATCCCAGATATAACTGGTAGATTCATGGACATGCTGGTTGATTTTGTTCCTATACACCAGGCTTATCTTTCTATAAAGGATATAGGTCTGCACAGGGAGTTCCTTGTTCATTTTGGTCCTCGAGCTGCAGCATGTAGAGTAAAAATTGATCAAGGTTCAGAAGAAGTTGTTTTCTGGGTGAATCTTGTACAGAGGCAGCTGCAGCGAGCTATAGATAGAGAACGAATATGGTCAAGACTAACAACATCTGAAAGTATTGAG GTATTGGAGAGGGATCTGGCTATATTTGGATTCTTTATTGCCTTGGGTAGAAGCACACAGTCCTTTCTATCGGCAAATGGATTTGATGTGTTAGCTGAACCGATTGGAGGCTTTGTTAG GTTCTTGATTGGGGGCAGCATCTTATACTATCCTCAGCTTTCATCAATAAGTTCTTATCAATTGTATGTAGAG GTAGTCTGTGAAGAGCTAGACTGGCTTCCATTTTTTCCAGGCATTTCAGGCACCCCAAAACAATCACATGGGCGTAAAAGTAAACGGGAAGGACCTCCCAATTATGAAGCAATTCCCCAAGCTTTAGAAGTATGTTTTCAGTGGATGCAGAGTTTTATCAAATACAGTAAATGGCTGGAGGACCCTTCTAATGTTAAGGCAGCGAGATTCTTGTCTAGAGG GCACAACAAATTGGTGGAGTGTATGGAAGAACGCCGTATATTAAA gaatgaaaatatgaaaagcTATAGCAATAACATTGCTGAGAGGACTAGACCTAGAACTCATCCACCAGCTGGGAAAGAATTGGATACTTTTGACAAG GCCTTGGAGAGTGTTGAAGAAGCCGTGATAAGACTAGAAAAGTTGCTTCAGGATTTACATGTATCAAGTTCGAACTCAGGAAAAGAGCATATACAAGCTGCTTGTTCTGACCTTGAGAAGATAAGGAAGCTTAAAAAAGAGGCTGAATTTCTGGAGGCATCTTTCCGAGCAAAAGCAGCTTCCCTTCagcag GAAGGTAATCGCTCCCAGTCTTCTACTAACAAGCAGCAACAGTTCTTTAAAAGGAAAAGTAGAAAGAATGGGGGCAATAG GATAATGAACTTATTGAGCAGAGTGCTTCAAGTATTGAATTTGAAGAGCCAGAATCAAGTAAGATTCAGCGTTTTGAACTTTTACAGAATGAGCTGA
- the LOC126591967 gene encoding protein trichome birefringence-like 8: MDLQQSHQPKKLQNFPFPFLIRTELRYAISFFLLLVSSLFILSLVTPFDSQFLADHLGFLSQILPKNNHKLPPGTCDYSYGRWVRDETHPLQSYTENCPFLDPGFRCSQSGRKDEGYRRWRWQPAGCDVLRFNASDFLERSRNGRIVFAGDSIGRNQWESMLCMLAEGASNKSRIYEVNGNPITKHKGFLSMRFQDYNLTVEYYRAPFLVVVGHPPKNSPNQVRTTVKLDQFHWYSKHWVGADVLVFSAGHWWNEGKTAKMGCYFEEDGKVNLTMGAMEAFRRSIQTWKSWVLKNLDPRRTQVFYRSFSPVHYRNGTWNEGGGCDTYSEPETDYKNLAVDPVNNLYISESIKQLEYEKWKVQFLNITYLTEFRKDGHPSKYREPGTPVDAPQDCSHWCLPGVPDTWNELIYATLLAKGFRTK; encoded by the exons ATGGATCTCCAACAATCTCATCAGCCTAAGAAGCTCCAAAATTTCCCCTTTCCATTTCTAATCAGAACGGAACTTCGTTACGCAatctctttcttccttctcctaGTTTCTTCCTTGTTTATTCTCAGTCTCGTAACCCCATTCGACTCTCAGTTTCTAGCCGATCATTTGGGTTTCTTATCCCAAATCCtaccaaaaaataatcacaagttGCCTCCAGGAACTTGTGATTATTCCTACGGCAGATGGGTCCGCGACGAGACTCATCCACTTCAGTCCTACACCGAGAACTGCCCGTTTCTCGACCCTGGCTTCCGGTGCAGCCAGAGTGGTCGAAAAGATGAAGGTTATCGGAGATGGCGGTGGCAACCGGCTGGCTGTGATGTTTTGAG ATTTAACGCAAGCGACTTCTTGGAAAGAAGCAGAAACGGACGGATAGTGTTTGCCGGCGACTCCATCGGAAGGAACCAGTGGGAATCCATGCTATGCATGCTTGCAGAAGGGGCGTCCAACAAGTCTAGAATCTATGAAGTGAATGGGAACCCCATAACAAAACACAAGGGTTTTCTGTCGATGCGGTTCCAGGACTACAACCTCACAGTTGAATATTACAGGGCACCCTTCCTTGTGGTTGTAGGACACCcacccaaaaattcaccaaaCCAGGTCAGGACCACAGTTAAGCTCGATCAATTCCATTGGTACTCCAAACACTGGGTTGGAGCAGATGTTCTAGTTTTCAGTGCAGGGCACTGGTGGAACGAAGGCAAAACAGCAAAGAT GGGCTGCTACTTTGAGGAAGACGGCAAAGTGAATTTGACAATGGGAGCGATGGAAGCATTCAGGAGGTCTATACAAACCTGGAAATCTTGGGTGCTCAAGAATTTAGACCCTCGAAGGACTCAGGTTTTCTACCGAAGCTTCTCTCCGGTGCATTACAG GAACGGCACATGGAATGAAGGGGGTGGGTGTGATACCTATTCAGAGCCAGAAACAGACTACAAAAATCTTGCAGTTGACCCGGTGAATAATCTCTACATTTCTGAATCAATCAAACAGTTGGAATACGAAAAGTGGAAGGTCCAGTTCTTAAACATCACGTATCTAACAGAGTTCAGGAAGGATGGTCACCCCTCAAAGTATCGTGAGCCAGGAACTCCAGTTGATGCTCCACAAGACTGCAGCCACTGGTGCTTACCCGGAGTGCCTGACACATGGAATGAACTTATTTACGCTACTCTACTGGCAAAAGGATTCAGAACCAAGTAA